In Thiospirochaeta perfilievii, a single window of DNA contains:
- a CDS encoding sugar ABC transporter substrate-binding protein — MNLFLKYAPLFIVSLFLIVLILSIKVMVSSPFYRDSGVISLEEKSSHYAFFLPVEDYSFFKQIKEGAVRASETLDCSISFFSIDDDPISLGMVPYLGFDGICLYPYGMDDKVKDSINKISNYGIPLIQLENEIVRNETTFFIGTNNFDSGKAIGKIAQLANKDLYNIVLIYSDKNPGLLSGRSLVEMGLKSVLEDKVDKLYVRKTDLNPLDAERLAYEIVKNSPEIDLIVLSDPNDTLVAVQAIIDNNLVGKVQIIGFGDDSRILEYISKDIILGTIVRNPYRIGYSAVLALDEIEKNGYTSAYVDTGINLISKNSLLNGKYSD, encoded by the coding sequence GTGAATTTATTTTTAAAATACGCTCCACTATTTATTGTATCACTATTTTTAATAGTGTTAATTTTATCCATAAAAGTTATGGTATCAAGCCCCTTTTATAGAGATAGTGGTGTAATTTCCTTGGAGGAAAAGAGCTCCCACTACGCTTTTTTCCTTCCGGTAGAAGACTACTCTTTTTTTAAACAGATTAAAGAGGGGGCTGTTAGGGCAAGTGAAACCCTAGACTGTTCTATCTCCTTTTTTTCAATAGATGATGATCCAATAAGTTTAGGTATGGTTCCCTATTTAGGTTTTGACGGTATCTGCCTTTATCCCTATGGAATGGATGATAAGGTAAAAGATTCAATTAACAAAATTTCAAATTATGGGATTCCCCTAATACAATTAGAGAATGAGATTGTAAGAAATGAGACTACTTTTTTTATTGGTACAAATAATTTTGACTCAGGAAAGGCTATTGGGAAAATAGCCCAATTAGCAAATAAAGACCTATACAATATTGTTTTAATCTATAGTGATAAAAATCCAGGTCTTTTATCAGGACGATCCTTAGTTGAGATGGGATTAAAATCCGTATTAGAAGATAAGGTTGATAAACTCTATGTAAGAAAGACAGACCTAAACCCTCTAGATGCAGAGAGGTTAGCTTATGAGATTGTTAAAAACTCACCAGAGATAGATTTAATCGTTTTATCCGACCCTAATGATACCCTAGTTGCAGTCCAAGCTATAATTGATAATAATCTTGTGGGAAAAGTTCAGATTATAGGTTTTGGAGATGACTCTAGAATCCTAGAGTATATAAGTAAGGATATTATATTAGGAACTATTGTAAGAAATCCCTATCGTATTGGCTATAGTGCTGTATTAGCCTTAGATGAGATAGAAAAAAATGGTTATACCTCTGCCTATGTTGATACAGGTATCAATTTAATATCTAAAAACTCATTGTTAAATGGAAAGTACAGTGATTAG
- the queA gene encoding tRNA preQ1(34) S-adenosylmethionine ribosyltransferase-isomerase QueA gives MKISDYSFDLPKEQIAQYPPEERGTANLMVIDRLDGSIEHKNMQNFTDYIDDNTVVVFNNSRVRKARLFATTDDSGGKVEFFMLSKTEKNQWEVMVSKAKKQVVGRSYTFEGGAKGRITRIISTNHRIVEFDTDINDDYLDQYAHIPLPPYIKRGDDNADSERYQTVFSKEIGSCAAPTASLHFTQDILDKIKEKGADIAFVTLHVGLGTFAPVRTEYLDDHDMHYEDFYISDESATIIENAKKAGKKILAVGTTSVRTLESSWVDGKLLRGTRSTNLFIKPGYEFKVVDRMFTNFHTPESTLLVLVSTFATKTLIDKAYKEAVDSDYMFFSYGDAMLIM, from the coding sequence ATGAAAATCAGCGATTACTCTTTTGATTTACCAAAAGAACAGATAGCACAATATCCCCCAGAGGAGAGGGGTACTGCTAATTTAATGGTTATAGATCGATTAGATGGTTCTATAGAGCATAAAAATATGCAGAATTTTACAGATTATATTGATGATAATACAGTTGTTGTATTTAATAATTCAAGGGTAAGAAAAGCAAGGCTTTTTGCTACAACAGATGATAGTGGTGGTAAGGTTGAATTCTTTATGTTATCAAAAACAGAAAAGAATCAGTGGGAGGTTATGGTTTCCAAGGCTAAAAAACAGGTTGTTGGGCGATCTTATACCTTTGAAGGTGGCGCTAAGGGTAGAATAACTAGGATTATCTCTACAAATCATCGTATTGTTGAGTTTGATACTGATATTAACGATGACTATCTAGATCAATACGCCCATATCCCCCTGCCTCCATATATTAAAAGAGGTGATGATAATGCGGACTCGGAACGTTATCAAACTGTTTTCTCAAAGGAGATAGGATCCTGTGCTGCTCCTACTGCATCCCTACATTTTACCCAGGATATTTTAGATAAAATTAAAGAGAAGGGGGCAGATATAGCCTTTGTTACACTTCATGTTGGGCTTGGGACTTTTGCCCCTGTTAGAACAGAGTATTTAGATGATCATGATATGCACTATGAAGATTTCTATATTTCAGATGAGAGTGCTACTATAATTGAAAATGCTAAAAAAGCTGGTAAAAAAATATTAGCTGTAGGAACAACTTCAGTAAGAACCCTAGAGTCTTCATGGGTTGATGGTAAACTATTAAGAGGAACAAGGAGTACAAATCTATTTATTAAACCAGGTTATGAGTTTAAGGTTGTAGATAGGATGTTTACTAATTTCCATACCCCTGAATCAACTCTACTAGTTTTAGTCTCTACTTTTGCAACTAAAACACTAATTGATAAGGCTTATAAAGAGGCAGTAGATAGTGACTATATGTTTTTTAGCTATGGTGATGCAATGTTAATTATGTAG
- the ruvB gene encoding Holliday junction branch migration DNA helicase RuvB, protein MFNEDTERLDNPIRPKLLEDFQGQEDIKDNLNIFITAARERGEALDHVFLNGPPGLGKTTLANIMANELGVETRVTSAPAMDKPKDLAGLLTTISENSVFFIDEIHRLKPTVEEMLYVAMEDYELDWIIGQGPSARTIRIPIPKFTLVGATTKPGKVSSPLFTRFGINVRMNFYTQEELRDIIVRSAGILDIKIDKDASFSLAKCSRGTPRVANRLLRRMRDFAQVVGDGIITTKVVEQGLKRLEIDSYGLERHDREILKTIITKYNGGPVGAETLAISVGEGIDSLEDFYEPYLIQQGFIKRTARGRVATPLAYKHLGLELHENQRLLF, encoded by the coding sequence ATGTTTAATGAGGATACTGAACGACTTGATAATCCAATAAGACCTAAATTATTAGAGGATTTTCAAGGACAGGAAGATATAAAAGATAACCTAAATATATTTATAACTGCAGCTAGAGAGAGGGGCGAAGCCTTAGACCATGTATTTTTAAATGGCCCCCCTGGACTCGGGAAAACCACTCTTGCAAATATTATGGCCAATGAGTTAGGTGTTGAAACCAGGGTTACATCAGCTCCAGCTATGGATAAACCTAAGGATTTAGCAGGGCTCTTAACCACAATAAGTGAGAATAGTGTTTTTTTTATTGATGAGATACATAGACTAAAACCAACAGTGGAAGAGATGTTGTATGTGGCAATGGAGGATTACGAACTTGACTGGATAATTGGTCAGGGGCCATCAGCTAGAACTATACGGATACCTATTCCAAAATTTACCCTAGTTGGAGCAACAACTAAACCTGGAAAGGTTTCAAGTCCACTTTTTACCCGTTTTGGAATAAATGTTAGAATGAACTTTTATACCCAGGAAGAGTTAAGGGATATAATTGTAAGAAGTGCCGGAATTTTAGATATAAAAATTGATAAAGACGCTTCTTTTTCACTGGCTAAGTGTTCAAGGGGAACCCCTAGGGTTGCAAATAGACTTCTAAGACGTATGAGGGATTTTGCCCAAGTTGTTGGTGATGGAATAATTACAACAAAGGTTGTAGAACAGGGTTTAAAGAGATTAGAGATAGACTCCTACGGTCTAGAAAGACACGATAGGGAGATCTTAAAGACTATAATTACAAAATATAATGGTGGACCTGTAGGTGCTGAAACATTGGCAATAAGTGTTGGAGAAGGAATAGACTCATTAGAAGACTTTTATGAGCCCTACCTAATTCAGCAAGGCTTTATTAAACGTACCGCAAGGGGCAGGGTTGCAACACCTTTAGCATATAAACATTTAGGATTGGAGTTACATGAAAATCAGCGATTACTCTTTTGA
- the ruvA gene encoding Holliday junction branch migration protein RuvA encodes MYNSLTGKITEKGLSQLCLQVGGTEWILLTSLNTLDSCNVGEEKRLFTYLQHKEDSMTLFGFATKDERFLFLDLIKVNGVGAKAAQKILSGIKPMELIQCLDDEDVDRLCKIPGLGKKTAQKIVLALKGKLKLEDNVVKESSRDSVDKEILDSLVAMGFDKKKAKAVLVDIITNSKTSDEGEILRLSIIKLST; translated from the coding sequence ATGTATAATAGTTTAACAGGTAAAATTACAGAGAAAGGTTTAAGTCAGTTATGTTTGCAAGTAGGTGGTACCGAGTGGATTTTATTAACCTCATTAAATACCCTAGACAGTTGCAATGTAGGTGAAGAGAAACGACTTTTTACATATCTACAACATAAAGAGGACAGTATGACCCTTTTTGGTTTTGCAACTAAAGATGAACGCTTCCTTTTTTTAGACCTAATAAAGGTTAACGGTGTTGGTGCAAAGGCTGCCCAAAAAATACTATCTGGAATTAAACCAATGGAATTAATACAGTGTTTAGATGATGAGGATGTAGATAGACTTTGTAAAATTCCCGGGCTTGGTAAAAAAACTGCCCAGAAGATTGTTTTAGCCCTTAAGGGTAAACTTAAATTAGAAGACAACGTAGTAAAAGAGAGCTCAAGGGATAGTGTTGATAAAGAGATTTTAGACTCACTAGTTGCTATGGGTTTTGACAAGAAAAAGGCAAAAGCCGTTTTAGTTGATATAATAACAAACTCAAAAACCAGTGATGAGGGGGAGATCCTTCGTCTTTCAATAATAAAATTAAGTACCTAG
- the ruvC gene encoding crossover junction endodeoxyribonuclease RuvC: MVRVIGIDPGLANTGWGIIETDGIRFKYINHGTITTTTELPSNLRLKDLYNKLSEVIKEYKPSNAGIETLYFAKNVSSALPVAQARGVQLLALGNMGIKTGEYTPIQIKQAVVGNGRATKKQVQDMVKLLLKLKTVPKPDHAADALAAAICHVHSVRGNV, from the coding sequence GTGGTAAGAGTTATAGGTATAGACCCTGGCCTGGCAAATACAGGTTGGGGTATTATAGAGACCGATGGTATAAGATTTAAGTATATTAATCATGGAACTATTACAACTACAACTGAATTACCATCAAATTTAAGACTAAAAGATTTATATAATAAGTTATCAGAAGTTATAAAAGAGTATAAACCTAGTAATGCAGGGATTGAAACCCTCTATTTTGCTAAGAATGTATCCTCTGCACTTCCAGTTGCCCAGGCAAGGGGAGTTCAGCTTTTAGCCCTAGGTAATATGGGTATAAAAACAGGTGAATATACACCTATACAAATAAAACAAGCAGTTGTTGGGAATGGAAGAGCAACAAAAAAACAGGTTCAAGATATGGTAAAACTGCTTTTAAAGTTAAAAACTGTTCCAAAGCCGGATCATGCTGCAGATGCATTAGCAGCAGCAATATGTCATGTTCATAGTGTGAGGGGAAATGTATAA
- a CDS encoding YebC/PmpR family DNA-binding transcriptional regulator, with product MSGHSKWATIKHKKGALDAKRGKIFCKIIKEITVAARMGGGDEETNPRLRTSLLKAKAANMPKDNITRAIKKGCGETDGAIFMELVYEGYGQGGVGLIIEALTDNKNRTSADVKSILNKGGGSLAATGAVSYQFNRKGVITYDLEGNDFEAIFETALEAGAEDVTNDNVIEVICEPSDFEAVLNALEAAGYEHLGAEITMVPDNTIELDEEKTEKLLNLIDKLEDHEDVQSVSSNLA from the coding sequence ATGTCAGGTCATAGTAAATGGGCAACAATAAAACACAAAAAAGGTGCTCTAGATGCAAAACGTGGTAAAATATTTTGTAAAATAATTAAAGAGATAACAGTTGCAGCTAGAATGGGGGGAGGAGATGAAGAGACCAACCCTAGGTTAAGAACTTCTTTACTTAAAGCTAAAGCTGCAAATATGCCTAAAGATAATATTACAAGAGCTATAAAAAAAGGTTGTGGAGAGACAGATGGTGCAATCTTTATGGAGCTTGTTTATGAAGGTTATGGCCAGGGGGGAGTTGGTTTAATAATTGAAGCCCTAACAGATAATAAAAATAGAACAAGTGCCGATGTAAAATCCATTTTAAATAAGGGTGGTGGTTCATTAGCTGCTACAGGTGCTGTTTCATACCAATTCAATAGAAAGGGTGTTATTACATACGATTTAGAAGGTAATGATTTTGAAGCGATCTTTGAGACTGCATTAGAAGCAGGAGCTGAGGATGTAACAAATGATAATGTTATTGAAGTTATTTGTGAGCCTTCTGATTTTGAAGCTGTTTTAAATGCATTAGAGGCTGCTGGATATGAGCATTTAGGTGCTGAAATTACAATGGTTCCTGATAATACAATTGAACTGGATGAAGAGAAGACAGAGAAACTTTTAAATTTAATTGATAAGTTAGAAGATCATGAAGATGTTCAAAGTGTTTCTTCAAACCTTGCCTAA
- a CDS encoding adenylate/guanylate cyclase domain-containing protein, translated as MIKNIILLPIITLFLTSCNLNHNLIEIDGKWDLYKNKFIKTEKIENNKPDYNLYLSGSSIDKLQDYEYLYGTVSTEIDVTVGENYTLYTSGFFSSSRIWIDDVLVGQFGEVSDSMKDSTPVIKRALMNFVPKSDKAHIVIEFSNFHFKNKWLFKWMLYGKSEDVIDIYIKSQSKDYFTTGLLLICSVLFILMFLINIKNKYNLYFSLFTLSYGIRSYLIKNTTIQDIIPWVTWAMEFQFNKASELWALTFILLFFTSLYPLEFKTRFSLFFTIISLASSFLAFLPLNIFNKFNILTIMHIEVLIAGTYIISKLVRTVKKRRKYSLLALTSIVLFFLSIVFDIVSNTLFIAFDYYSAQFVFIVVITMFIMIGQKRVESTNFIKDKERINANTRVLFSKFVPITILKKLGNMKLEDRDAGEFIVEPVTMVYIDIRDFTKLSESLTPKENFTMINDFYDIVGNEVVNFGGYIESYGGDGVRAIFECPPDYAVKATLKISDKVASTTGIRIGMSLHFGRVVLGTIGSKNRVQATAVSEVTRVLGYMDSFNSKMGIEILITKSVYALSSLKKEDILTLGDIILKGEDEPITLYQVIPKTYILDPLFKEAFENGVKSIALKNYPKAYGYFSLAANYNNSHILTKYYLKELEIFFKLRCITFNLKV; from the coding sequence GTGATTAAAAATATAATCTTATTACCAATTATAACTCTTTTTTTAACCTCTTGTAATTTAAACCATAATTTAATAGAGATAGATGGTAAGTGGGACTTATATAAAAATAAGTTTATAAAAACTGAAAAAATTGAGAATAATAAACCCGATTATAATCTTTATCTATCTGGAAGTAGCATAGATAAACTACAGGACTACGAATATTTATACGGAACAGTTTCAACTGAAATAGATGTTACTGTAGGGGAAAATTACACCCTTTACACCTCCGGGTTTTTCTCCTCATCTAGGATCTGGATAGATGATGTTTTAGTTGGGCAGTTTGGGGAAGTCTCAGATAGTATGAAAGATAGTACTCCTGTTATTAAAAGAGCTCTAATGAACTTTGTCCCCAAAAGTGATAAGGCTCATATTGTTATAGAGTTCTCAAACTTTCATTTTAAAAATAAATGGTTATTTAAGTGGATGTTATATGGAAAAAGCGAGGATGTAATTGATATCTATATTAAAAGTCAAAGTAAGGACTATTTTACAACAGGACTACTTTTAATCTGTTCTGTCCTATTTATATTAATGTTTTTAATTAATATAAAAAACAAATATAACCTATATTTTTCACTCTTTACCTTATCCTATGGAATAAGATCATACTTAATAAAAAATACAACAATACAGGATATTATCCCATGGGTAACATGGGCTATGGAGTTTCAATTTAACAAGGCTAGTGAGTTATGGGCATTGACTTTTATACTTCTTTTTTTTACATCCCTCTACCCATTGGAGTTTAAGACCCGTTTCTCTCTGTTTTTTACAATAATATCCCTTGCTTCATCATTTTTAGCATTTCTTCCTTTAAATATATTTAATAAGTTTAATATTTTAACAATTATGCATATAGAGGTCCTTATTGCTGGTACTTACATTATTTCAAAATTAGTTAGAACAGTAAAAAAAAGGAGAAAATACTCTCTACTGGCTCTAACCTCTATAGTTTTGTTCTTTTTATCCATAGTTTTTGACATAGTTTCAAATACACTATTTATAGCTTTTGATTATTATAGTGCCCAGTTTGTTTTTATTGTTGTTATTACAATGTTTATTATGATTGGTCAAAAAAGAGTAGAGTCAACAAATTTTATTAAAGATAAGGAGAGAATTAATGCAAATACAAGGGTTCTATTCTCAAAATTTGTACCAATAACAATTCTAAAAAAACTGGGAAATATGAAATTAGAGGATAGAGATGCCGGGGAATTTATTGTAGAACCTGTAACTATGGTTTATATAGATATTAGGGATTTTACTAAACTATCAGAGAGCTTAACACCAAAAGAGAACTTTACAATGATTAATGATTTTTATGATATTGTTGGAAATGAAGTCGTAAATTTTGGTGGATATATTGAGTCCTATGGTGGTGATGGAGTAAGAGCCATATTTGAATGTCCCCCAGACTATGCAGTAAAGGCAACCCTAAAAATAAGTGATAAGGTAGCTTCTACAACAGGTATAAGAATTGGAATGTCTCTACACTTTGGTAGAGTTGTTTTAGGTACTATTGGATCTAAAAATAGGGTACAGGCAACTGCTGTATCGGAAGTTACAAGAGTCCTTGGTTATATGGATAGTTTTAATTCGAAGATGGGGATAGAGATACTAATTACAAAATCTGTATATGCACTATCATCATTAAAAAAGGAAGATATTTTAACCCTAGGAGATATTATATTAAAGGGGGAGGATGAGCCAATAACTCTATACCAGGTTATTCCAAAGACCTATATTTTAGATCCTCTATTTAAAGAAGCATTTGAAAATGGTGTTAAAAGTATAGCCTTGAAAAACTACCCTAAGGCTTATGGATATTTCTCTCTAGCAGCAAATTATAATAACAGCCATATTTTAACTAAATATTACTTAAAAGAGTTAGAAATATTTTTTAAATTAAGGTGTATAACATTCAACCTAAAGGTATAG
- a CDS encoding adenylate/guanylate cyclase domain-containing protein, whose product MGYKSLLILIFISISIPLFSNVDKGEIDLRYYSFKGNDPISLAGDWKVSYKNGLTEFSQVPGSWRGNLGTVKYSLVVKSSGVGNLLFSLSQINTQFTFYLNSELIASDRQNRSMYIPLTLKKGDNLLEFYITNNTEKFGGFRSTPYLGDFNKVLKRYEKNILRDTLISGASIIMFLFFLVLFLNFRNDKSTLFFALICLFLAIRGVVTNDKIIFNFIPNLSYFWLNKLEYISIYIIPLLTLLFIFHYYKKSVLPRISLVMIGISTFFPLILIFTPPKIYISFLYLFYSFIGLSSLFIIINLSFCIKQKKEDSLRILVSIITLFIAAVFDSFNLFFNYFDFQILPSSMIVFILSMSYIVSQREIRKIKKIENLTLENIKVIRYLSKFVPNAFVKTVGMGNISSIKRGDGVDKDMTIIFTSIIGFKKELKLYKAEETIGLLNRCYSLIAPIISDNGGFIDKFIDETVMALFPGRPEDAIKAVIEINKRLEKFNSSNSFGKPLKMRTGIHIGSQTIGLVGDEKRVDATVISKVVNTASRINSFTEKISRDILISEDVYNKLENPSLYSTLFMGRVKLKGKQNFIGIYSLYTKSIQESDRLFSITMKKLEDSPLEKIEHVLMNILKIEHNHKPSKYFLNLIKKNKCLEDLDK is encoded by the coding sequence ATGGGGTATAAATCTCTTCTTATTCTAATATTTATCTCAATTTCGATTCCACTCTTCTCAAATGTGGATAAGGGAGAGATTGATCTTAGATATTACAGTTTTAAAGGTAATGATCCTATATCCCTTGCTGGGGATTGGAAGGTTAGTTATAAAAATGGCTTAACCGAGTTTTCCCAGGTTCCAGGTAGCTGGAGGGGGAATTTAGGAACAGTTAAATACTCTTTAGTTGTAAAAAGCTCAGGGGTGGGTAATCTTTTATTTTCTCTATCCCAAATAAACACACAATTCACTTTCTATTTAAACTCTGAATTAATAGCATCAGATAGACAAAATAGATCCATGTATATTCCACTTACTCTTAAAAAAGGGGACAATCTTTTAGAGTTTTATATAACAAATAACACGGAAAAATTCGGAGGTTTTAGAAGTACCCCGTATTTAGGAGATTTTAATAAAGTCCTTAAAAGATACGAGAAAAATATACTACGAGATACTCTAATTTCTGGAGCATCTATAATTATGTTTTTATTCTTTTTAGTTCTCTTTTTAAATTTTAGAAACGATAAATCAACACTTTTTTTTGCCCTTATATGCCTGTTTCTAGCAATTAGAGGTGTAGTTACAAATGATAAAATTATTTTTAATTTTATTCCCAACTTATCATACTTCTGGTTAAATAAATTAGAGTATATTTCCATATATATTATACCATTGTTAACTCTGCTTTTTATTTTTCATTATTATAAAAAGAGTGTACTCCCTAGAATCTCACTGGTTATGATAGGAATTAGTACTTTTTTCCCCTTAATATTAATTTTTACTCCACCTAAAATTTATATATCCTTCCTCTATCTGTTTTACTCTTTTATAGGGCTAAGTAGTCTATTTATAATTATTAACCTAAGTTTCTGTATTAAACAAAAAAAAGAGGACTCTTTAAGAATATTAGTAAGTATTATAACCCTATTTATAGCAGCGGTATTTGACTCCTTTAATCTATTTTTTAACTACTTCGATTTTCAGATATTACCAAGTTCTATGATCGTATTTATTTTATCTATGTCCTATATTGTTTCACAAAGAGAGATTAGAAAAATTAAAAAAATTGAAAATCTAACCCTAGAAAATATTAAGGTAATTAGGTATTTAAGTAAATTTGTTCCTAACGCCTTTGTTAAAACTGTTGGTATGGGTAATATCTCTTCAATTAAACGGGGTGATGGTGTAGATAAGGATATGACTATAATATTTACAAGTATTATAGGTTTCAAAAAAGAGTTAAAACTATATAAGGCGGAGGAGACTATAGGTCTTCTAAATAGGTGTTACTCACTTATAGCCCCTATTATTAGTGATAACGGTGGCTTTATTGATAAATTTATTGATGAGACGGTAATGGCTCTTTTCCCTGGTAGACCTGAGGATGCAATAAAAGCTGTAATTGAGATAAACAAGAGATTAGAGAAATTTAATAGTTCAAACTCCTTTGGAAAGCCACTTAAGATGAGAACAGGAATCCATATTGGTTCACAAACAATAGGTTTAGTTGGGGATGAAAAAAGGGTTGATGCAACTGTAATATCAAAGGTTGTTAATACAGCTAGTAGAATTAACTCATTTACCGAGAAAATATCAAGGGATATTTTAATAAGTGAGGATGTTTATAATAAATTGGAAAATCCATCACTTTACAGTACCCTCTTTATGGGGAGAGTTAAGCTAAAGGGTAAACAAAATTTTATTGGTATATACTCTCTTTATACAAAAAGTATCCAAGAGAGTGATCGTCTTTTTAGTATAACAATGAAAAAACTTGAGGATAGTCCATTAGAGAAAATAGAACATGTTTTAATGAATATCTTAAAGATTGAACATAATCATAAACCATCAAAATATTTTTTAAATCTAATTAAAAAAAATAAATGTTTAGAGGACTTAGATAAGTGA
- a CDS encoding histidine phosphatase family protein produces the protein MVELVFIRHGQTNWNLEGKLQGIIDIPLNDRGVEEAILLSSKIDKEFKKIISSPLDRALKTAQIVNNNLNIPIELEERIMERNFGELAGQEASFVKTMRESTKDYGVETIKDFTNKLLDFLGDCSKLESGRYLVFTHGGVIISLLSHLSSNKINWENTPIKNCSLTGLKYSQNWEIDFINSHALDINKISC, from the coding sequence GTGGTAGAACTTGTTTTTATTAGACATGGACAGACTAACTGGAATCTAGAGGGTAAACTACAGGGTATAATAGATATTCCTCTTAATGATAGGGGTGTGGAAGAAGCAATTCTTCTATCCTCAAAAATTGATAAAGAGTTTAAAAAGATCATCTCTTCACCCCTTGATAGAGCACTAAAAACAGCCCAAATAGTTAATAACAATCTAAATATTCCTATAGAGTTAGAAGAGAGGATAATGGAGCGAAATTTTGGTGAACTTGCAGGACAAGAGGCTTCTTTTGTAAAAACAATGAGGGAGTCAACAAAGGATTATGGTGTAGAAACCATTAAAGACTTTACAAATAAATTGTTAGACTTTTTAGGGGATTGTAGTAAACTTGAGAGTGGTCGTTACCTTGTTTTTACCCATGGAGGTGTTATTATTTCACTATTAAGTCACTTAAGCTCTAATAAAATAAATTGGGAAAATACCCCAATAAAGAACTGCTCTTTAACAGGATTAAAATACTCACAAAATTGGGAGATAGATTTTATTAACTCCCATGCTCTAGATATTAATAAAATTAGCTGCTAA
- a CDS encoding phosphatase, translated as MNLELDTHTHTVASGHAYSSLNEMALAASQKGLKIMATTDHGPAMPGGAHIYHFHNLRVIPKLISGVRILRGVEANIIDYTGRLDIPTDILSEMELVVASFHGPCIEPSTPIKTTEALINLMENKNVDIIGHPEDSRYRFDYVNVVKKAKESKTLLELNNSSLLPTTFRENSREGLIKILEICGNEGAKIVLGSDSHHTSSVGRFDMAIKLIDEIGFPKELVINQDSDEFLNYISRDIKW; from the coding sequence ATGAATTTAGAATTAGATACACACACACATACAGTAGCATCTGGTCATGCCTACTCATCATTAAATGAGATGGCATTGGCCGCTTCCCAAAAGGGACTTAAAATTATGGCAACAACAGATCATGGTCCGGCTATGCCTGGTGGAGCCCATATTTATCATTTTCATAATTTACGTGTAATTCCAAAGTTAATTTCAGGTGTTAGAATCCTCCGTGGGGTAGAGGCCAATATTATTGATTATACTGGTCGTTTAGATATTCCAACTGATATTTTGTCAGAAATGGAGTTAGTTGTAGCTAGTTTCCACGGCCCTTGTATAGAGCCCTCCACACCTATTAAAACTACAGAAGCCCTTATTAATTTAATGGAAAATAAAAATGTAGATATTATTGGCCACCCTGAAGATAGTAGGTATAGGTTTGATTATGTCAATGTTGTAAAAAAAGCAAAAGAGAGTAAAACACTTCTAGAGCTAAATAACAGTTCTCTTCTACCAACTACCTTTAGGGAAAACAGTAGGGAGGGATTAATTAAAATTTTAGAGATCTGTGGAAATGAAGGTGCTAAAATTGTTCTAGGTAGCGACTCCCATCACACTTCCAGTGTAGGCCGATTTGATATGGCTATAAAACTTATAGATGAGATTGGATTTCCCAAGGAACTTGTAATTAATCAAGATTCAGATGAATTTCTAAATTATATTTCAAGGGATATAAAGTGGTAG